A region from the Lycium barbarum isolate Lr01 chromosome 8, ASM1917538v2, whole genome shotgun sequence genome encodes:
- the LOC132608077 gene encoding uncharacterized protein LOC132608077 has translation MRDISRELHPSQKGELPSDTIPNSKNGGGGVDHVYAISTWSEEVPTEIPIVEKVADILKSSKKTETNDTSKQTVKGAIRPLTQIFKSTPPFPQRLVKKMEDAKCHRFYDRLKQLSMNIPFLDALTKKRSVKHDNVSVTRRVSAILSTTTVQKKEDLGAFTIPCFVGHHDFARALCDNGASINLIPLAIYKQPGLGRPSPTIMRLQMDDRSIKRPVGFVDDVLVWASDFLLPADFVILDCAVDRDIPIILGRLFLGL, from the exons ATGAGAGATATTTCCAGAGAGCTACACCCTTCACAGAAGGGAGAATTACCGAGTGATACTATTCCAAATTCAAAGAATGGTGGAGGTGGTGTAGATCATGTATATGCTATCAGTACTTGGAGTG aagaggttccGACAGAGATACCTATTGTcgagaaggttgctgatattctgAAAAGTTCGAAGAAGACTGAGACCAATGACACTAGCAAACAAACTGTTAAAGGGGCTATTCGCCCTTTGACCCAGATTTTTAAATCTAcacctccctttcctcaaaggttggtaaagaagatGGAAGACGCTAAGTGTCATAGGTTCTATGATCGGCTAAAGCAGTTATCGATGAACATTCCATTTCTGGATGCT TTGACAAAGAAGAGGTCTGTGAAGCATGACAATGTGAGTGTGACTCGCCGTGTTAGTGCAATATTATCTACAACAACGGTTCAGAAGAAGGAAGATCTAGGGGCCTTTACTATTCCATGTTTTGTCGGTCACCATGACTTTGCTCGTGCTCTTTGTGATAATGGGGCTAGCATCAATCTAATTCCTCTTGCTATATACAAGCAACCGGGGTTGGGAAGGCCTAGTCCTACTATCATGCGACTACAAATGGATGATAGATCTATTAAGAGACCGGTTGGATTTGTAGATGATGTACTAGTTTGGGCTAGTGATTTTCTTCTACCAGCTGActttgtgattcttgattgtgctgttgatcgggataTTCCTATTATTTTGGGGAGACTGTTCCTTGGACTCTGA